GCCGCCCGGACGGCTCGTACGAAAAGTTCCGGATGCGCGATCTGATGCCGACCCCGCTCACCGGCAAGGCCATGGAGTCGACGGTGCAAAGCGAGATGGAGCTGGCAGCGCGCTAACGCCAAAGGCCCCGCCATGGAGCGGTCGAATTTATTCGACCGTTCTTTCTTTATCATGAAATCATACTCCGTCGAAGCCGTCGTGCTCCGTCTGCGCCCGCTGGGCGAGGCGGATCGCATACTCACGCTCTTCTCTCGCGAGCGCGGCAAGCTCCATGCCGTCGCCAAAGGGTCGCGCAAGACCGGCAGCCGTTTCGGCGCGCGGCTCGATTTCTTCAACCGCGTGTGGCTGTCGCTGCATAGCGGCCGCAGTCTCGACGTCGTGACCGGCGCCCGCTCTATCCCCGGTCCGCGCATGGAGCGGTCGAATTCATTCGACCGCCCACAACCCAGCGTCTGGGAGCGCCTCGTCGAACCCGACGCATTCGCGTTGGCCTCGTATGCCGCAGAGATCGTCGACGCGTTGTGCGAGCCGGATCTCGCCGTGCCGGACATCTTCGATCTGCTCTGCGAATTGCGCGACGCGATCGGCGCGGGCGTGCAGCCCGCTGCGCTCGCACCTGCGGTGGATCTGCGCCTGCTTGGCGCTTTTGGGCTCGCGCCCGAGCTTGACGCGTGCGCGCGGTGCGGCACGCCGCTGGGCAACCGCCCGCTCGCGGGCGGACGCGCGCGTCTATCCCCGGCATCGGGCGGCCTGATATGCGCGCGCTGCAGCATCGAGGACTCTGCGATAGGCTCGGGCGCCTCGGGTCAGACCTATTCGGTGAGCAGCGGCGAACTGGCCCTTTTGCGCGTGCTGCGCGCCGCGCCGCTGCGCTCGCTCCAAGACATCCCCGACGTCGCGCAGGTGCGCCGGCTTACCAGGCCGTTCGTCGAGTATCAGCTTGGGCGCCGCTCGAGGGCGCTCTCGATCGACGACTCGCAGCGGCAGCGGCGTCGGTCTTCGAAGAGCGCATCGCGATGAAGGGCGCCATTCTCGCCGTCGACGTCGGCAGCGTGCGTATCGGCATCGCGGTGTGCGAAAGCCTCGAGCTTCCGGCATTGCCGGTCACCACGCTCGCGCACACGTCGCGGGAGAAGGATGTGGCGGCCATTGCGGCATTGGCGCGCGAGCGCGACGCCCACACCATCGTGGTAGGCTATCCGTTGCGCCTCGACGGACAGCGCGGCC
Above is a window of Candidatus Eremiobacteraceae bacterium DNA encoding:
- a CDS encoding DNA repair protein RecO C-terminal domain-containing protein, which produces MKSYSVEAVVLRLRPLGEADRILTLFSRERGKLHAVAKGSRKTGSRFGARLDFFNRVWLSLHSGRSLDVVTGARSIPGPRMERSNSFDRPQPSVWERLVEPDAFALASYAAEIVDALCEPDLAVPDIFDLLCELRDAIGAGVQPAALAPAVDLRLLGAFGLAPELDACARCGTPLGNRPLAGGRARLSPASGGLICARCSIEDSAIGSGASGQTYSVSSGELALLRVLRAAPLRSLQDIPDVAQVRRLTRPFVEYQLGRRSRALSIDDSQRQRRRSSKSASR